One window from the genome of Streptomyces sp. NBC_01476 encodes:
- a CDS encoding phosphatase domain-containing putative toxin, with product MTAPLTVPVPALATAAATVDVAATGGFPGLPGLTPAGRAVLRRITKGLLCCLLGYGVLWAGSAGGMLALSALARHDASGGERTTAGINHFLRVDGKLWRGSAPTAAGYRELAHQGIRTVVDLRAEDLSAPELDRPAQAGLTAVRLPIRDGQTPTEQQVDDFIRIVQRSPGPVYVHCGAGVGRTGSMTAAYLVRTGQATARQAAVRTVAVGPPSIEQVYYVLNVSPGDSDQPPALIRGISRLFDAPRRIKASL from the coding sequence ATGACCGCCCCCCTGACCGTTCCCGTACCCGCCCTGGCCACCGCTGCGGCCACGGTGGACGTGGCCGCCACCGGCGGCTTTCCCGGCCTGCCCGGCCTCACCCCGGCCGGCCGGGCCGTACTGCGCCGGATCACCAAGGGCCTGCTGTGCTGCCTGCTCGGCTACGGCGTGCTGTGGGCCGGTTCGGCCGGCGGCATGCTCGCGCTCTCCGCGCTGGCCCGCCACGACGCCTCCGGCGGCGAGCGCACCACGGCCGGCATCAACCACTTCCTGCGCGTCGACGGCAAGCTGTGGCGCGGCTCCGCCCCCACCGCTGCCGGTTACCGCGAACTCGCCCACCAGGGCATCCGCACCGTCGTCGACCTGCGCGCCGAGGACCTGTCGGCACCGGAACTCGACCGGCCCGCCCAGGCCGGCCTCACGGCGGTACGGCTGCCGATCCGCGACGGCCAGACCCCCACCGAGCAGCAGGTGGACGACTTCATCCGGATCGTCCAGCGGTCCCCGGGCCCGGTCTACGTGCACTGCGGCGCCGGTGTCGGCAGGACCGGCTCGATGACCGCCGCCTATCTGGTGCGCACCGGGCAGGCCACCGCCCGGCAGGCCGCGGTCCGTACCGTCGCGGTCGGGCCGCCCTCCATCGAGCAGGTCTACTACGTGCTCAACGTCTCACCCGGCGACAGCGACCAGCCGCCCGCGCTGATCCGCGGCATCAGCAGGCTGTTCGACGCACCCCGGCGGATCAAGGCGTCCCTGTAG
- a CDS encoding bifunctional riboflavin kinase/FAD synthetase: MQRWRGLEDVPGDWGRSVVTIGSYDGVHRGHQLIIGRAVQRARELGLTSVVVTFDPHPSEVVRPGTHPPLLAAHHRRAELFEEMGVDALLILPFTREFSNLSPSAFIRTVLVDGLHARLVVEGPNFRFGHKAAGDVEFLSALGLKYDYELEVVDLFVRGEAGGGEPFSSTLTRRLIAEGDIEGAAEILGRPHRVEGVVVRGAQRGRDLGYPTANVETLPHTAIPADGVYAGWLHVNGEAMPAAISVGTNPTFDGTARTVEAYAIDRVDLDLYGLHVAVDFLAYLRGMEKFDTIDALLERMADDVKRARELVESAEPA; this comes from the coding sequence GTGCAGCGCTGGCGGGGCTTGGAGGACGTGCCCGGTGACTGGGGGCGCAGCGTCGTCACCATCGGCTCGTACGACGGTGTGCACCGCGGCCACCAGCTGATCATCGGCCGGGCGGTGCAGCGGGCCCGCGAACTCGGGCTGACGTCAGTGGTCGTCACCTTCGACCCGCACCCCAGCGAGGTGGTGCGCCCCGGCACCCACCCGCCGCTGCTCGCCGCCCACCACCGCAGGGCCGAACTGTTCGAGGAGATGGGCGTCGACGCGCTGCTGATCCTGCCGTTCACCCGGGAGTTCTCCAATCTGTCGCCGAGTGCCTTCATCCGCACCGTGCTGGTCGACGGCCTGCACGCCAGGCTGGTGGTCGAGGGACCCAACTTCCGCTTCGGCCACAAGGCCGCGGGCGACGTCGAGTTCCTCTCCGCGCTCGGCCTGAAGTACGACTACGAGCTGGAGGTCGTGGACCTCTTCGTCCGCGGTGAGGCCGGCGGCGGCGAACCCTTCTCCTCCACCCTCACCCGACGGCTCATCGCCGAGGGCGACATCGAGGGCGCCGCGGAGATCCTGGGCCGCCCGCACCGCGTCGAGGGCGTGGTGGTCCGCGGCGCCCAGCGCGGCCGTGACCTCGGGTACCCGACGGCCAACGTCGAGACGCTGCCGCACACCGCGATCCCCGCCGACGGCGTGTACGCGGGCTGGCTGCACGTGAACGGCGAGGCGATGCCCGCGGCGATCTCGGTCGGCACCAACCCGACCTTCGACGGCACCGCCCGCACCGTGGAGGCGTACGCCATCGACCGGGTCGACCTCGACCTGTACGGGCTGCACGTGGCCGTCGACTTCCTCGCCTACCTGCGCGGCATGGAGAAGTTCGACACCATCGACGCCCTCCTGGAACGGATGGCCGACGACGTGAAGCGCGCCCGCGAACTGGTGGAATCAGCCGAACCGGCCTAG
- a CDS encoding response regulator transcription factor: protein MAPIRVLLVDDEPLLRMAFTMVLDAQTDMQPVGEAGNGAEAVRMTRALRPDLVLMDVRMPGTDGIEATARIIAECPHSRVLILTTFDLDEYAFAGLKAGASGFLLKNALPEELLAAIRSVAAGDAVVAPRITRRLLEHFAHQLPSPGGDADAAGSEARLARLTAREREVLTAVGRGLSNTEIAAGLHLAEATVKTHLGRILVKLELRDRVQAVVFAYETRLVRPA from the coding sequence GTGGCCCCGATCCGGGTGCTGCTGGTGGACGACGAACCACTGCTGCGGATGGCGTTCACCATGGTGCTGGACGCGCAGACCGACATGCAGCCGGTCGGCGAGGCCGGGAACGGCGCTGAGGCGGTTCGGATGACGCGGGCACTGCGGCCGGACCTGGTGCTGATGGACGTGCGGATGCCCGGCACCGACGGCATCGAGGCGACCGCCCGGATCATCGCGGAGTGCCCGCACTCCCGGGTGCTGATCCTGACCACTTTCGACCTGGACGAGTACGCCTTCGCCGGGCTGAAGGCGGGCGCCTCCGGCTTTCTGCTGAAGAACGCGCTGCCCGAGGAGCTGCTGGCCGCGATCCGCTCGGTGGCCGCAGGGGACGCGGTGGTGGCGCCGCGGATCACCCGCCGGCTGCTGGAGCACTTCGCCCACCAGTTGCCGTCGCCGGGCGGCGACGCGGACGCGGCCGGAAGCGAGGCACGGCTGGCCCGGCTGACGGCCCGTGAGCGCGAGGTGCTGACCGCGGTGGGCCGGGGTCTGTCCAACACCGAGATCGCCGCGGGGCTGCACCTGGCCGAGGCCACGGTGAAGACACACCTGGGCCGGATCCTGGTCAAGCTGGAACTGCGTGACCGGGTGCAGGCGGTGGTCTTCGCCTACGAGACCCGGTTGGTCCGCCCGGCCTGA